The Trichomycterus rosablanca isolate fTriRos1 chromosome 22, fTriRos1.hap1, whole genome shotgun sequence genome has a window encoding:
- the tmub2 gene encoding transmembrane and ubiquitin-like domain-containing protein 2 isoform X1 — protein sequence MNSTRAEAVRFAMAVCALTMLDGLGEEATALGGVLILLLALILAWLSTHVADRGDHILGTILTVGAHASLIGLGGHDGYGGSPSNSEASEQQSEETSEDDKQEEEDEEGAESTGETLLDIRGGRKKTNEREERMDEETEDEEDEGMNITVRLKFLNDTEELAMLRPQDTVGVLKSKYFSGRERQIKLIYQGQLLQDPRRTLLSLNITHNSVLHCHICQAQSLPQPDTDDGQQAQAGVSRGVSGGLRSAALTLSMGSLVVPVFVVLLAVVWYFRFNYRQLFTAPATVSLVGVTVFFSFLIFGMHGR from the exons ATGAattcgactcgtgcag AGGCAGTGAGGTTTGCTATGGCAGTGTGCGCTCTGACCATGTTGGACGGCCTCGGCGAGGAGGCCACAGCGCTGGGTGGTGTCCTGATCTTGCTCCTGGCGCTCATCCTGGCCTGGCTCTCCACCCACGTGGCTGATCGCGGTGATCACATTCTGGGCACCATCCTCACCGTCGGCGCCCACGCCTCCCTTATCGGCCTCGGCGGCCACGACGGCTATGGGGGCTCTCCGTCCAATTCGGAGGCGAGCGAGCAGCAGAGCGAAGAAACATCAGAGGATGACAaacaggaggaggaggacgaggagggaGCAGAAAGCACAGGAGAGACTCTGCTCGATATACGGGGGGGGAGAAAAAAGACAAATGAGCGGGAGGAGAGAATGGACGAAGAGACAGAGGACGAAGAGGACGAGGGCATGAACATTACGGTGCGGCTGAAGTTCCTGAATGATACTGAGGAATTGGCCATGCTGAGGCCTCAGGATACAGTGGGGGTGTTGAAAAG TAAATACTTCTCCGGACGTGAGCGTCAAATCAAGCTGATCTACCAAGGGCAGCTGCTGCAGGACCCGCGACGTACACTGCTCTCACTCAACATCACCCACAACAGCGTCCTGCACTGccacatctgccaggctcaGAGCCTGCCCCAGCCCGACACAGACGATGGCCAACAAGCCCAAGCAGGCGTTTCCAGAGGCGTCAGCGGTGGCCTACGCTCAGCTGCTCTCACACTCAGCATGGGCAGCCTGGTGGTGCCGGTGTTCGTGGTGCTGCTCGCCGTGGTCTGGTACTTCCGTTTCAATTACCGGCAGCTGTTTACAGCGCCGGCCACCGTCTCGCTGGTGGGCGTCACAGTCTTCTTCAGCTTTCTCATCTTCGGAATGCATGGCCGCTAA
- the tmub2 gene encoding transmembrane and ubiquitin-like domain-containing protein 2 isoform X2 encodes MAVCALTMLDGLGEEATALGGVLILLLALILAWLSTHVADRGDHILGTILTVGAHASLIGLGGHDGYGGSPSNSEASEQQSEETSEDDKQEEEDEEGAESTGETLLDIRGGRKKTNEREERMDEETEDEEDEGMNITVRLKFLNDTEELAMLRPQDTVGVLKSKYFSGRERQIKLIYQGQLLQDPRRTLLSLNITHNSVLHCHICQAQSLPQPDTDDGQQAQAGVSRGVSGGLRSAALTLSMGSLVVPVFVVLLAVVWYFRFNYRQLFTAPATVSLVGVTVFFSFLIFGMHGR; translated from the exons ATGGCAGTGTGCGCTCTGACCATGTTGGACGGCCTCGGCGAGGAGGCCACAGCGCTGGGTGGTGTCCTGATCTTGCTCCTGGCGCTCATCCTGGCCTGGCTCTCCACCCACGTGGCTGATCGCGGTGATCACATTCTGGGCACCATCCTCACCGTCGGCGCCCACGCCTCCCTTATCGGCCTCGGCGGCCACGACGGCTATGGGGGCTCTCCGTCCAATTCGGAGGCGAGCGAGCAGCAGAGCGAAGAAACATCAGAGGATGACAaacaggaggaggaggacgaggagggaGCAGAAAGCACAGGAGAGACTCTGCTCGATATACGGGGGGGGAGAAAAAAGACAAATGAGCGGGAGGAGAGAATGGACGAAGAGACAGAGGACGAAGAGGACGAGGGCATGAACATTACGGTGCGGCTGAAGTTCCTGAATGATACTGAGGAATTGGCCATGCTGAGGCCTCAGGATACAGTGGGGGTGTTGAAAAG TAAATACTTCTCCGGACGTGAGCGTCAAATCAAGCTGATCTACCAAGGGCAGCTGCTGCAGGACCCGCGACGTACACTGCTCTCACTCAACATCACCCACAACAGCGTCCTGCACTGccacatctgccaggctcaGAGCCTGCCCCAGCCCGACACAGACGATGGCCAACAAGCCCAAGCAGGCGTTTCCAGAGGCGTCAGCGGTGGCCTACGCTCAGCTGCTCTCACACTCAGCATGGGCAGCCTGGTGGTGCCGGTGTTCGTGGTGCTGCTCGCCGTGGTCTGGTACTTCCGTTTCAATTACCGGCAGCTGTTTACAGCGCCGGCCACCGTCTCGCTGGTGGGCGTCACAGTCTTCTTCAGCTTTCTCATCTTCGGAATGCATGGCCGCTAA
- the atxn7l3a gene encoding ataxin-7-like protein 3 isoform X2: MKMDDMSLSGLDNTKLEALAHDIYTDLVEDACLGLCFEVHRAVKQGYFFLDETDQESMKDFEIVDQPGLDIFGQVYNQWKNKECVCPNCNRSIAASRFAPHLEKCLGMGRNSSRIASRRIASSNNTSKSESDQEDNDDVNDNDWSYGSEKKPKKRKPDKNPNSPRRSKSLKHKNGELSGSVNPDLYKYNYSSGISYETLGPEELRSVLTTQCGVVSEHTKKMCTRSSLPSSESLLDNDGYDTPDGQLIMSRLQWDGSSDLSPSDSASSRASTNNSDSKRPKKKKKPSSLLVSSAGGSEREKAMERGEKERGGTGGGGSISGSGLAGVSGSSSQNAIALSNRKKRPRLPAPPAPTIYDELN; the protein is encoded by the exons ATGAAAATGGATGATATGTCACTGTCAGGCCTGGATAACACCAAACTAGAG GCCTTGGCGCATGACATCTACACAGATTTGGTGGAGGATGCATGTTTGGGACTTTGCTTCGAAGTGCACCGCGCTGTCAAGCAAGGCTACTTCTTTCTGGATGAGACGGACCAAGAAAGCATGAAAGATTTCG AAATTGTGGACCAGCCAgggctggatatctttggtcAGGTGTACAACCAGTGGAAAAATAAGGAGTGTGTGTGTCCCAACTGCAACAGGAGTATAGCGGCCTCACGCTTTGCACCCCATCTGGAGAAGTGTCTGGGTATGGGTCGCAACAGCAGTCGCATCGCCAGCCGCAG GATAGCCAGCAGCAACAACACCAGCAAATCAGAAAGTGACCAAGAGGACAATGATGACGTCAACGACAATGACTGGTCATACGGTTCAGAAAAGAAAC CCAAGAAGAGAAAACCAGACAAG AATCCCAATTCACCCAGAAGATCCAAATCCCTGAAGCATAAAAACG GAGAGCTCAGTGGTAGTGTAAATCCTGACCTATACAAG TACAACTACAGTTCTGGGATCAGCTATGAGACCCTGGGGCCAGAGGAGCTCAGATCTGTTCTTACTACG CAATGTGGGGTGGTATCAGAGCATACTAAGAAGATGTGCACAAG GTCATCACTGCCCAGCTCCGAATCACTGCTGGACAACGATGGTTATGATACCCCTGACGGACAGCTCATCATGTCTCGCCTCCAGTGGGACGGCTCGTCGGACCTCTCACCCTCAGACTCCGCCTCCTCAAGAGCCA gtACCAATAACTCCGACTCGAAGAGAcccaagaaaaagaagaaacccAGCTCGCTTCTTGTGAGCAGCGCTGGAGGGAGCGAGAGGGAAAAAGCGATGGAGCGAGGAGAAAAGGAAagaggaggaacaggaggaggagggagTATCAGTGGGAGTGGACTGGCTGGGGTCAGCGGTAGCAGCTCCCAGAATGCCATAGCTTTGTCCAACCGGAAAAAGAGACCGAGACTGCCTGCTCCACCAGCGCCAACCATTTACGATGAGCTGAACTAA
- the atxn7l3a gene encoding ataxin-7-like protein 3 isoform X1 has translation MKMDDMSLSGLDNTKLEALAHDIYTDLVEDACLGLCFEVHRAVKQGYFFLDETDQESMKDFEIVDQPGLDIFGQVYNQWKNKECVCPNCNRSIAASRFAPHLEKCLGMGRNSSRIASRRIASSNNTSKSESDQEDNDDVNDNDWSYGSEKKPKKRKPDKNPNSPRRSKSLKHKNGELSGSVNPDLYKYNYSSGISYETLGPEELRSVLTTQCGVVSEHTKKMCTRSQRCPQHTDEQRRAVRVFLLGPSASSLPSSESLLDNDGYDTPDGQLIMSRLQWDGSSDLSPSDSASSRASTNNSDSKRPKKKKKPSSLLVSSAGGSEREKAMERGEKERGGTGGGGSISGSGLAGVSGSSSQNAIALSNRKKRPRLPAPPAPTIYDELN, from the exons ATGAAAATGGATGATATGTCACTGTCAGGCCTGGATAACACCAAACTAGAG GCCTTGGCGCATGACATCTACACAGATTTGGTGGAGGATGCATGTTTGGGACTTTGCTTCGAAGTGCACCGCGCTGTCAAGCAAGGCTACTTCTTTCTGGATGAGACGGACCAAGAAAGCATGAAAGATTTCG AAATTGTGGACCAGCCAgggctggatatctttggtcAGGTGTACAACCAGTGGAAAAATAAGGAGTGTGTGTGTCCCAACTGCAACAGGAGTATAGCGGCCTCACGCTTTGCACCCCATCTGGAGAAGTGTCTGGGTATGGGTCGCAACAGCAGTCGCATCGCCAGCCGCAG GATAGCCAGCAGCAACAACACCAGCAAATCAGAAAGTGACCAAGAGGACAATGATGACGTCAACGACAATGACTGGTCATACGGTTCAGAAAAGAAAC CCAAGAAGAGAAAACCAGACAAG AATCCCAATTCACCCAGAAGATCCAAATCCCTGAAGCATAAAAACG GAGAGCTCAGTGGTAGTGTAAATCCTGACCTATACAAG TACAACTACAGTTCTGGGATCAGCTATGAGACCCTGGGGCCAGAGGAGCTCAGATCTGTTCTTACTACG CAATGTGGGGTGGTATCAGAGCATACTAAGAAGATGTGCACAAG GTCCCAGCGCTGTCCCCAGCACACGGACGAGCAGAGGAGGGCGGTCAGAGTTTTCCTCCTGGGGCCGTCCGC GTCATCACTGCCCAGCTCCGAATCACTGCTGGACAACGATGGTTATGATACCCCTGACGGACAGCTCATCATGTCTCGCCTCCAGTGGGACGGCTCGTCGGACCTCTCACCCTCAGACTCCGCCTCCTCAAGAGCCA gtACCAATAACTCCGACTCGAAGAGAcccaagaaaaagaagaaacccAGCTCGCTTCTTGTGAGCAGCGCTGGAGGGAGCGAGAGGGAAAAAGCGATGGAGCGAGGAGAAAAGGAAagaggaggaacaggaggaggagggagTATCAGTGGGAGTGGACTGGCTGGGGTCAGCGGTAGCAGCTCCCAGAATGCCATAGCTTTGTCCAACCGGAAAAAGAGACCGAGACTGCCTGCTCCACCAGCGCCAACCATTTACGATGAGCTGAACTAA